The genomic DNA GCGAAGCAGAGCACGATCAGCCCCATCGCCACCGCGCAGACGAGGTAAGCGACGGGCGCGAGCGAGCCGAGCTGCGCCGCCACGAACGACGGCAGCCGGAAGATCCCTCCACCCACCGTGATGTTGACGATGCTGGCGGCCAGCCCCAGCACGCCCACCGCGCGCAGGAGGCGGTTCTCGGCCACGGGTGTCTCAATCGAGGTCATCGGAGCCGCCGGATCGGGCAGGAAAGAAGATCAAGGAGATCGCACAGGATCGGCCCGCTGCGTCATCTCCGCAAGAAGGGCGCGAAAGGCGAGCGCCCCGGACGGGATCATCCCGCCCGGGGCACATCTTCATCTCCCTACCTCTCAGCCGGCCGCGCGCACCGCCGCGTCGTCTACGCCGACATCGGTAGTCCGCGCAGGCGGACTTCGCGTGGTTGTTGCCGCGGATTCATCGGCCCCGGCTCCCACCCGGGACGCCCCTCACTCCGCGCTCGGCGGGCGCACCTTGCGGACGCGGTAGCGCGGCTTGATGCGCATGTTCAGGTAGCGGCCCAGCGAATCGGCCTGGCGCAGCCGCCGCGCCTCGGTCTCGGGCACGTCCAGGTAGTCGTACACGCCGCCGTTGCGGAACTCCACCTCCAGCGTGTGGCTCTCGCCGTCGTAGCCCACGCTCCGCACGCTGCTCGAATCCACCCGCTGCCGTTCCATCATCTCCCTCCCGCGCGCCGTGTCGCCTTGCATTTCGTCCCGTCTACGGCGTACACTAATCGTGCCACCAAGTAAACATGGTTAATGGCGATGGGGAAGGGGATGGAGCGGCGCGGGCTTGCGCGGGGAGCGGGCGAGGCGGAATCGTTCGGGATCGATCCCACAGGCCTCGAAGACGCGCGATTCCAGACGCTCCGATGACCCGCATCACCTTCCCCCGGCTTCCTGCGGCCGCGCTGGCGCTGGCGCTCCTGGCCGGCTGCCGCGACACCCCCGCCGCCGAGCGCGCCGGCCCGCAGCCCGCCGACCAGGCCGCCGGGCGCGGGCTCCCGCCGGCCGACCCCGCGTTCCGGCGCCAGGCGCTGGCGCAGCTCGACTCGTCGCGGCGGACGGCCATCGTGGCCGCGGCGGAGCGGGTGGCGCCGGCGGTGGTCAGCGTGAACGTGGTGGCCACCGAGCGCGTGGTGCCGCGCTCCATGTTCGAGGAGATGCTGATCCCGCCCGGGGCCTCGCGGCAGGTGGCGGGGCTCGGCTCGGGGTTCGTCCTCCGCGCCGACGGGCTGGTAGTGACCAACGAGCACGTGGTCCACAACGCCAGCGCGGTGGTGGTGACGTTGGCCGACGGGCGCGAGTTCGACGCGGAGGTGGCGGGGACGGACGAGGTGAACGACCTGGCGGTGCTGAAGCTCAGGCTGCCGCGGGGGACGCAGCTCCCCGTGGCGCCGCTGGGCGACTCCGACGGGCTGATGATCGGCGAGTGGGCGGTGGCCATCGGCAACCCGTTCGGCTTCCTCCTCTCCAACAGCGAGCCGAGCGTGACCGCCGGGGTGATCAGCGCCGTCGGCCGCAACATGATCCCGCAGGGCGACGGCACGCGCGGCTACTACCTGGACATGATCCAGACCGACGCCTCCATCAACCCCGGCAACTCCGGCGGCCCGCTGGTGAACGCGCTGGGCGAGGTCATCGGGGTGAACTCGTCGATCCTGTCCAGCTCGGGCGGCAGCGAGGGGCTGGGGTTCGCCATCCCCATCAACCGCGCGCGGCGGATCGCGCTGGAGCTGGCCACGACCGGGCGCATCCGCCGCGCCTGGGTGGGCGTGGAAGTGGAAGCCGCGCCGGCACCGGAGGGGACGCGGCGCACGGGCGTGGTGCGGATCTCTCGCGTGGTCCCCGGCTCGCCCGCGGACCGCGCCGGGCTGCGCGACGGGATGGCGGTGCGCACCGTGGGCCGCAAGCGCGTGCACACGCCGCTGGACTGGGACGCCGCGCTGCTGAACGCCGCCTACGGCCAGCCGCTCGACATCCGCGTGGCCGACGCGTCCGGCGAGCGCGCGGTCCGCGTGGTGCCGGGCGACATCCCGTCGATGGCGGCCGAGCGCATCCAGGCGCTGCGCGACTTCCAGCTCGTCACCCTCACCCCCGCCATCCGCGCCGAGCGGGGGCT from Longimicrobium sp. includes the following:
- a CDS encoding KTSC domain-containing protein; this translates as MERQRVDSSSVRSVGYDGESHTLEVEFRNGGVYDYLDVPETEARRLRQADSLGRYLNMRIKPRYRVRKVRPPSAE
- a CDS encoding trypsin-like peptidase domain-containing protein; translated protein: MTRITFPRLPAAALALALLAGCRDTPAAERAGPQPADQAAGRGLPPADPAFRRQALAQLDSSRRTAIVAAAERVAPAVVSVNVVATERVVPRSMFEEMLIPPGASRQVAGLGSGFVLRADGLVVTNEHVVHNASAVVVTLADGREFDAEVAGTDEVNDLAVLKLRLPRGTQLPVAPLGDSDGLMIGEWAVAIGNPFGFLLSNSEPSVTAGVISAVGRNMIPQGDGTRGYYLDMIQTDASINPGNSGGPLVNALGEVIGVNSSILSSSGGSEGLGFAIPINRARRIALELATTGRIRRAWVGVEVEAAPAPEGTRRTGVVRISRVVPGSPADRAGLRDGMAVRTVGRKRVHTPLDWDAALLNAAYGQPLDIRVADASGERAVRVVPGDIPSMAAERIQALRDFQLVTLTPAIRAERGLAGERGALIVGLSDQARNLGLREGDLILQINRTRVGNAEEAAQALQAAAGGWVVMYVERMGRIGAVQFSIG